The Streptomyces sp. NBC_01275 genome has a segment encoding these proteins:
- a CDS encoding bifunctional DNA primase/polymerase: MLIVEETIAGADATQIPKQRGESLLETAVRYAEERHWDVFPGTWLDTVDGVQRCSCGDAACDAPGAHPARPDWATQATGSATVARRMWQKQPTASILLPTGRTFDAVSVPESAGFLALARMERMELTLGPVTLTPDRRMQFFVLPGASAKVPDLVRKLGWSLGALDLVTLGEGSYVAAPPTRFGSRGAVQWACRPTAANRWLPDAEELISPLAYACGRDR; the protein is encoded by the coding sequence GTGCTCATCGTGGAAGAGACCATCGCGGGCGCCGACGCCACTCAAATCCCGAAGCAGCGCGGGGAATCGCTGCTCGAGACCGCTGTTCGCTACGCCGAGGAACGTCATTGGGACGTGTTCCCCGGCACCTGGCTGGACACCGTCGACGGAGTGCAGCGCTGCTCGTGCGGCGACGCGGCGTGCGACGCGCCGGGCGCGCACCCTGCCCGCCCCGACTGGGCGACGCAGGCCACCGGGAGCGCGACCGTGGCCCGGCGGATGTGGCAGAAGCAGCCGACCGCTTCGATCCTGCTGCCGACGGGGCGTACGTTCGACGCGGTGTCCGTTCCGGAGTCGGCCGGGTTCCTGGCGTTGGCCCGGATGGAACGCATGGAGTTGACGCTCGGTCCGGTGACGTTGACGCCGGACCGGCGGATGCAGTTCTTCGTGCTGCCGGGGGCGTCGGCGAAGGTGCCGGACCTGGTGCGCAAGCTCGGCTGGTCGCTGGGGGCGCTCGATCTCGTGACCTTGGGCGAGGGGTCGTATGTGGCTGCGCCGCCTACGCGGTTCGGGTCACGGGGGGCCGTGCAGTGGGCCTGTCGGCCTACTGCGGCCAATCGGTGGCTGCCGGACGCCGAGGAGTTGATCTCTCCGTTGGCTTATGCGTGCGGCAGGGATCGTTAA
- a CDS encoding ABC transporter ATP-binding protein, which yields MTSVRVRDLWKRFGQQVAVAGIDLDLPSGKFIGLVGPNGAGKTTTLSMVTGLLRPDHGSVEVVGRDVWRDPVEVKARIGVLPEGLRLFERLSGRELLGYSGRLRGLPGAEVDKRAAQLLDVLDLAGAQHKLVVDYSTGMRKKIGLAAALLHNPEVLFLDEPFEGVDPVSAQIIRGVLERYTASGATVVFSSHVMELVESLCDWVAVMAAGRIRAHGTLEEVRGSAPSLQQAFLELVGAQGRDTGAELDWLGGGAR from the coding sequence ATGACGTCCGTGCGTGTGCGAGATCTGTGGAAGCGGTTCGGGCAGCAGGTCGCCGTTGCTGGGATCGATCTTGATCTGCCCTCGGGGAAGTTCATCGGGCTCGTGGGGCCGAACGGGGCGGGGAAGACCACCACTCTCTCGATGGTGACCGGGCTGCTGCGGCCCGATCACGGGAGTGTGGAGGTCGTCGGGCGGGACGTGTGGCGGGATCCCGTCGAGGTGAAGGCGCGGATCGGGGTGCTGCCGGAGGGGCTCCGGCTGTTCGAGCGGCTGTCGGGGCGTGAACTGCTCGGATACAGCGGGCGGTTGCGCGGACTGCCCGGAGCCGAGGTCGACAAACGGGCCGCACAGCTTCTCGACGTCCTCGATCTGGCCGGCGCCCAGCACAAGCTCGTCGTCGACTACTCGACCGGCATGCGCAAGAAGATCGGGCTCGCGGCCGCGCTGCTGCACAACCCCGAGGTGCTCTTCCTCGACGAACCCTTCGAAGGGGTCGACCCGGTGTCCGCGCAGATCATCCGCGGGGTGCTGGAGCGGTACACGGCGTCGGGGGCGACGGTCGTCTTCTCGTCCCATGTCATGGAGCTCGTCGAGTCGTTGTGCGACTGGGTCGCCGTGATGGCGGCGGGCCGCATCCGGGCCCACGGGACGCTGGAGGAGGTGCGCGGGTCCGCGCCCTCGCTGCAGCAGGCCTTCCTGGAGCTGGTCGGGGCGCAGGGCCGGGACACCGGGGCCGAGCTGGACTGGCTGGGCGGCGGGGCCCGATGA
- a CDS encoding alpha/beta fold hydrolase, with the protein MARRIDVTGAGGVRLAAWEFGDPPKGDPAHGGPAAVIPAQSAHPAQLARLVERPLPDAVAADAENRPGVLLLHGLMGRASHWASTARWLSERHRAVALDQRGHGQSEKPSEGEAAFTREAYVEDAEAALEQLGLAPTVLIGHAMGALTAWQLAAKRPDLVRGVIICDMRASALGAASQREWGDWFKSWPVPFATLADVRKWFGEDDPWVERPNPSRGEFYAEVMHESPDGWRPVFEPEQMLKSRETWVYDAHWEELTQVQCPALVVRGLDGELGRAEAQEMVRVLPLGEYAEVADAGHLVHYDQPEAWRAAIEPFLDGVLTV; encoded by the coding sequence ATGGCGCGACGCATCGACGTGACCGGAGCGGGCGGCGTACGGCTGGCGGCCTGGGAGTTCGGGGACCCGCCCAAGGGCGACCCGGCGCACGGCGGGCCGGCGGCCGTGATCCCGGCGCAGTCCGCGCATCCGGCGCAGCTCGCGCGCCTCGTGGAGAGGCCGCTCCCGGACGCGGTCGCCGCCGACGCTGAGAACCGGCCGGGCGTCCTGTTACTGCACGGTCTGATGGGCCGGGCCTCGCACTGGGCGTCCACCGCCCGCTGGCTCTCCGAGCGGCACCGCGCGGTCGCCCTCGACCAGCGAGGCCACGGCCAGAGCGAGAAGCCCTCGGAAGGCGAGGCCGCCTTCACCCGCGAGGCCTACGTCGAGGACGCGGAGGCCGCCCTGGAACAGCTCGGCCTCGCCCCGACCGTCCTCATCGGCCACGCCATGGGCGCACTGACCGCCTGGCAGCTCGCCGCGAAACGCCCCGACCTGGTGCGCGGAGTGATCATCTGCGACATGCGGGCCTCCGCACTCGGTGCGGCCTCGCAGCGCGAGTGGGGCGACTGGTTCAAGTCCTGGCCCGTCCCCTTCGCCACCCTCGCCGACGTCCGCAAGTGGTTCGGCGAGGACGACCCCTGGGTGGAGCGCCCCAACCCGTCCCGGGGCGAGTTCTACGCCGAGGTGATGCACGAGTCCCCCGACGGCTGGCGGCCCGTCTTCGAGCCCGAGCAGATGCTGAAGTCCCGCGAGACCTGGGTGTACGACGCGCACTGGGAGGAGCTCACCCAGGTCCAGTGCCCCGCCCTGGTCGTCCGCGGGCTCGACGGCGAGCTCGGCCGCGCGGAGGCGCAGGAGATGGTCCGTGTGCTGCCTCTCGGCGAGTACGCGGAGGTGGCCGACGCCGGTCACCTCGTCCACTACGACCAGCCGGAGGCGTGGCGGGCGGCGATCGAGCCGTTCCTCGACGGGGTGCTCACGGTGTGA
- a CDS encoding metal-dependent transcriptional regulator has translation MSGLIDTTEMYLRTILELEEEGVVPMRARIAERLDQSGPTVSQTVARMERDGLVSVASDRHLELTDEGRRLATRVMRKHRLAECLLVDVIGLEWEQVHAEACRWEHVMSEAVERRVLELLRHPTESPYGNPIPGLEELGEKDGADPFLDEGMVSLADLDPGLEGKTVVVRRIGEPIQTDAQLMYTLRRAGVQPGSVVSVTESAGGVLVGSGGEAAELESDVASHVFVAKR, from the coding sequence ATGTCCGGACTGATCGACACCACGGAGATGTATCTCCGCACCATCCTCGAGCTGGAGGAGGAAGGTGTGGTCCCCATGCGCGCCCGGATCGCCGAGCGGCTCGACCAGAGCGGGCCGACGGTCAGCCAGACGGTGGCGCGCATGGAGCGCGACGGCCTGGTCTCCGTGGCCAGCGACCGGCACCTGGAGCTGACCGACGAGGGCCGTCGGCTGGCCACGCGCGTGATGCGCAAGCACCGGCTCGCCGAGTGCCTCCTGGTCGACGTGATCGGCCTGGAGTGGGAGCAGGTCCACGCCGAGGCGTGTCGCTGGGAGCACGTGATGAGCGAGGCGGTCGAGCGCCGCGTGCTCGAGCTGCTGCGCCACCCCACCGAGTCCCCCTACGGCAACCCGATCCCGGGCCTGGAGGAGCTGGGCGAGAAGGACGGCGCCGACCCGTTCCTGGACGAGGGCATGGTCTCGTTGGCCGACCTCGACCCGGGCCTGGAGGGCAAGACGGTCGTCGTACGCCGTATCGGCGAGCCGATCCAGACGGACGCGCAGCTGATGTACACGCTGCGCCGGGCGGGTGTGCAGCCCGGTTCGGTGGTGAGCGTGACGGAGTCGGCCGGCGGGGTGCTGGTCGGCAGCGGCGGCGAGGCGGCCGAGCTGGAGTCGGACGTCGCGTCCCACGTGTTCGTCGCGAAGCGCTAG
- a CDS encoding SIS domain-containing protein: MSDRKLGDQFFDAAITLLQRVRDEESEAVEAAGALLADTVAAGGRLFAFGAGHSSLAAQDVVYRAGGLALMNLLAVPGVVGVDVVPATLGSALERVDGLAGAVLDTSPVRAGDALVIVSLSGRNALPVEMALNARALGLKVIGVTSVAYASETTSRHASGAFLKDHCDVVVDSKIAVGDAELTLDTVPAPFAPASTVVTSALLQAVMATAAGVLAERGIEPPLLRSGNVDGGHEWNRRIMEEYRERIFYRR; this comes from the coding sequence ATGAGCGACCGCAAGCTCGGCGACCAGTTCTTCGACGCCGCGATCACCCTGCTGCAACGGGTCCGCGACGAGGAGTCCGAGGCCGTGGAGGCCGCCGGCGCTCTGCTCGCCGACACCGTGGCCGCCGGCGGACGGCTCTTCGCCTTCGGGGCCGGCCACTCCTCCCTCGCCGCCCAGGACGTCGTCTACCGCGCGGGCGGCCTCGCCCTGATGAACCTCCTCGCGGTGCCGGGCGTGGTCGGCGTCGACGTCGTGCCCGCCACCCTCGGCTCCGCCCTGGAGCGCGTCGACGGCCTCGCGGGCGCCGTCCTGGACACCTCGCCGGTCCGCGCGGGCGACGCCCTCGTGATCGTCTCGCTGTCCGGCCGCAACGCGCTGCCCGTGGAGATGGCCCTGAACGCCCGCGCCCTGGGCCTGAAGGTCATCGGCGTGACCTCGGTGGCGTACGCCTCGGAGACGACGTCACGGCACGCCTCGGGCGCCTTCCTGAAGGACCACTGCGACGTCGTCGTGGACTCGAAGATCGCGGTCGGCGACGCCGAGCTCACCCTCGACACCGTCCCGGCGCCCTTCGCCCCCGCCTCCACCGTCGTCACCTCGGCCCTGCTCCAGGCCGTCATGGCCACCGCGGCCGGCGTCCTCGCCGAACGGGGCATCGAGCCCCCGCTCCTGCGCTCCGGCAACGTCGACGGCGGCCACGAGTGGAACCGACGGATCATGGAGGAGTACCGGGAGCGGATCTTCTACCGCCGCTGA
- a CDS encoding PAS domain-containing protein, whose product MSASRRSGTTDELGPDEPEQPGRSGDDGLEPPAGPGGPAGSDLLAALLDGMDAALCAFDADGVVTHWNREAERILGWSAAEAVGRHGFAGWAVREADAEEVESRLMSAMHAAGRQVHEFALLTKDGGRVLVRTQSAAVPGPDGKPAGLYCAFSEVHAQIDLERSIALSEALFDDASWGVVLVDADLRPAVVNAHAARALGTGRTAVLGRPLGDLLTRGVEELENALTHVLAEGAPPAPAELWVGVRTPEGERRRCWRSGFLRLASPLAEEPVPLGVGWLFQDVTEAKQGEQEASLLRFRTNQLHRAARAAVECEDPAEAATVHLDFALAGFADHALVDRVAGGATTDGETPMRAATTTAAVTNGPLRLVRVAATPSGGPGPSELTGHAGVPLRYGEGHPALQCVARAGSVRAAAGTVEADVAREWARARLWPEDTVHALCAVLRSRGRTLGVVTFLRGSGRSPFERSDAIYAEDVAVRIAAALDLADLTGLVDRAGRGDGA is encoded by the coding sequence GTGAGTGCTTCCCGGCGTAGTGGGACCACCGACGAGCTGGGGCCGGACGAGCCCGAGCAGCCCGGTCGGTCGGGAGACGACGGCCTGGAGCCCCCGGCGGGACCGGGCGGCCCGGCCGGCTCCGACCTGCTCGCCGCGCTGCTCGACGGCATGGACGCGGCTCTGTGCGCCTTCGACGCCGACGGCGTCGTCACCCACTGGAACCGCGAGGCCGAGCGCATCCTCGGCTGGAGCGCCGCCGAGGCCGTCGGCCGGCACGGCTTCGCCGGCTGGGCCGTGCGCGAGGCGGACGCCGAGGAGGTCGAGAGCCGGCTGATGTCGGCCATGCACGCGGCCGGCCGCCAGGTCCACGAGTTCGCGCTGCTGACGAAGGACGGCGGCCGCGTCCTCGTGCGCACCCAGTCCGCCGCCGTCCCCGGCCCCGACGGCAAGCCCGCCGGGCTGTACTGCGCCTTCAGCGAGGTGCACGCCCAGATCGACCTGGAGCGTTCCATCGCGCTCAGCGAGGCCCTGTTCGACGACGCCTCCTGGGGCGTCGTCCTGGTCGACGCCGACCTGCGCCCCGCCGTCGTCAACGCGCACGCCGCCCGCGCGCTCGGCACGGGCCGTACGGCCGTGCTGGGCCGCCCGCTGGGCGATCTGCTCACCCGGGGCGTGGAGGAGCTGGAGAACGCGCTGACGCACGTCCTCGCCGAGGGCGCTCCGCCCGCCCCCGCCGAGCTGTGGGTCGGGGTGCGCACCCCGGAGGGCGAGCGGCGGCGCTGTTGGCGCAGCGGCTTCCTGAGGCTGGCCTCGCCGCTCGCGGAGGAGCCGGTGCCGCTCGGGGTCGGCTGGCTCTTCCAGGACGTCACCGAGGCCAAGCAGGGCGAGCAGGAGGCGTCCCTGCTGCGCTTCCGCACCAACCAGCTGCACCGGGCCGCCCGCGCCGCCGTCGAGTGCGAGGACCCGGCCGAGGCGGCCACCGTCCACCTCGACTTCGCGCTCGCCGGATTCGCCGACCACGCCCTCGTCGACCGCGTGGCGGGCGGCGCCACGACCGACGGCGAGACGCCGATGAGGGCGGCGACGACGACGGCGGCGGTGACGAACGGCCCGCTGCGGCTGGTCCGGGTCGCCGCCACGCCCTCGGGCGGGCCGGGCCCCAGCGAGCTCACCGGCCACGCCGGCGTCCCCCTCCGCTACGGCGAGGGGCATCCGGCGCTGCAGTGCGTGGCGCGGGCCGGTTCCGTGCGGGCCGCCGCCGGCACGGTGGAGGCCGACGTGGCACGGGAGTGGGCGCGGGCCCGCCTGTGGCCCGAGGACACCGTGCACGCGCTGTGCGCGGTGCTGCGCAGCCGCGGTCGCACCCTGGGCGTCGTGACGTTCCTGCGCGGCAGCGGCCGCAGCCCCTTCGAACGGTCCGACGCGATCTACGCCGAGGACGTCGCCGTCCGGATCGCGGCCGCCCTCGACCTGGCCGACCTGACCGGCCTGGTCGACCGGGCCGGCCGCGGCGACGGCGCCTGA